In Phycodurus eques isolate BA_2022a chromosome 10, UOR_Pequ_1.1, whole genome shotgun sequence, a genomic segment contains:
- the thumpd3 gene encoding THUMP domain-containing protein 3 isoform X4 gives MSRDRKPTDMSSPEDGTVEQAHTGLETIISVTIGATVPTGFEHTAAEEVHEKIGVEACISKDRGRIYFTITTDKLFQVHLLRSVDNLFVVVDEYDQYQFKESKEETLAELQQLASKLPWTNALEVWKLNRTFKKRKGQRKGASGARVKPSSEVGKATPADGKSKAQAEEPPIADDPNKTEESRDTETSTQGSEEAEPDVTPKIIKFRVTCNRAGDKHSFSSNEAARDFGGAVQEFFQWKADMTKFDIEVLLNIHNTEVVIGIALTEESLHRRNISHFGPTTLRSTLCYGMLRLCKPQPSDIILDPMCGTGAIPLEGALEFPASFYICGDNNDMAVNRTVNNVCHIQKRKADKGGLCPEWGDCGGSSTLFGSMLVVYTPVCSCSGGPAPCLAKLPKISMNHEGQRVHKKIRTTASALRKLVYLKKTHTTMGITCKS, from the exons ATGTCTCGTGACAGGAAACCTACGGACATGTCCTCCCCAGAAGATGGGACTGTCGAGCAGGCCCACACTGGGCTCGAGACCATCATCAGTGTCACCATTGGGGCGACTGTACCTACAGGGTTCGAACACACAGCTGCAGAGGAGGTCCACGAGAAGATCGGTGTAGAAGCATGCATAAGTAAAGACCGCGGTCGTATTTACTTCACCATTACTACTGATAAGCTCTTCCAG GTTCACCTGCTGAGGTCTGTGGACAACCTGTTTGTGGTTGTTGATGAATATGATCAGTACCAATTTAAGGAATCTAAG GAGGAGACATTGGCAGAGCTGCAGCAGCTTGCCTCCAAGCTTCCGTGGACTAACGCCTTGGAGGTGTGGAAACTAAACCGCACTTTCAAAAAGAGAAAAGGCCAACGTAAAGGAGCCAGTGGCGCCAGAGTTAAGCCCAGCAGTGAGGTCGGAAAGGCAACTCCGGCTGACGGCAAGTCGAAGGCGCAAGCTGAGGAGCCGCCTATTGCTGATGACCCAAACAAGACCGAGGAGTCACGTGACACTGAGACGAGCACGCAGGGTTCTGAGGAAGCAGAACCCGACGTCACCCCTAAAATAATCAAGTTCCGTGTGACCTGCAACCGGGCCGGTGACAAGCACAGCTTTTCCTCCAATGAGGCAGCAAGAGATTTTGGCGGAGCGGTGCAGGAGTTCTTCCAGTGGAAAGCAGACATGACAAAGTTTGACATTGAG GTCTTATTGAATATACACAATACTGAGGTGGTGATTGGCATCGCACTCACCGAAGAGAGTCTTCACAGAAGAAACATCAGCCACTTTGGACCCACCACACTGCGCTCCACCTTATGCTATGGCATGCTCAG GTTGTGTAAACCTCAGCCATCCGATATTATACTTGATCCAATGTGTGGAACTGGAGCAATACCTTTGGAG GGGGCCTTAGAGTTTCCTGCGTCCTTTTACATTTGTGGAGACAACAATGACATGGCCGTAAACCGCACGGTCAACAACGTGTGTCACATTCAGAAAAGGAAGGCAGACAAGGGCGG GCTCTGTCCAGAATGGGGGGACTGTGGAGGAAGCAGCACACTGTTTGGGTCAATGTTGGTGGTTTACACGCCGGTGTGTTCCTGCTCAGGCGGACCGGCGCCGTGTTTGGCCAAACTCCCGAAGATTTCTATGAATCACGAGGGACAGCGTGTACACAAGAAGATCAGGACGACAGCCAGCGCTCTTAG gaagctggtgtacctgaagaaaacccacacaaccaTGGGGATAACCTGCAAAAGCTGA
- the thumpd3 gene encoding THUMP domain-containing protein 3 isoform X1, with protein sequence MSRDRKPTDMSSPEDGTVEQAHTGLETIISVTIGATVPTGFEHTAAEEVHEKIGVEACISKDRGRIYFTITTDKLFQVHLLRSVDNLFVVVDEYDQYQFKESKEETLAELQQLASKLPWTNALEVWKLNRTFKKRKGQRKGASGARVKPSSEVGKATPADGKSKAQAEEPPIADDPNKTEESRDTETSTQGSEEAEPDVTPKIIKFRVTCNRAGDKHSFSSNEAARDFGGAVQEFFQWKADMTKFDIEVLLNIHNTEVVIGIALTEESLHRRNISHFGPTTLRSTLCYGMLRLCKPQPSDIILDPMCGTGAIPLEGALEFPASFYICGDNNDMAVNRTVNNVCHIQKRKADKGGAPGLPIDTVRWDLASLPMRSSSVDIIITDMPFGKRMGSRKKNWDLYPSCLREMARVCRPASGKAVLLTQDKKCFSKALSRMGGLWRKQHTVWVNVGGLHAGVFLLRRTGAVFGQTPEDFYESRGTACTQEDQDDSQRS encoded by the exons ATGTCTCGTGACAGGAAACCTACGGACATGTCCTCCCCAGAAGATGGGACTGTCGAGCAGGCCCACACTGGGCTCGAGACCATCATCAGTGTCACCATTGGGGCGACTGTACCTACAGGGTTCGAACACACAGCTGCAGAGGAGGTCCACGAGAAGATCGGTGTAGAAGCATGCATAAGTAAAGACCGCGGTCGTATTTACTTCACCATTACTACTGATAAGCTCTTCCAG GTTCACCTGCTGAGGTCTGTGGACAACCTGTTTGTGGTTGTTGATGAATATGATCAGTACCAATTTAAGGAATCTAAG GAGGAGACATTGGCAGAGCTGCAGCAGCTTGCCTCCAAGCTTCCGTGGACTAACGCCTTGGAGGTGTGGAAACTAAACCGCACTTTCAAAAAGAGAAAAGGCCAACGTAAAGGAGCCAGTGGCGCCAGAGTTAAGCCCAGCAGTGAGGTCGGAAAGGCAACTCCGGCTGACGGCAAGTCGAAGGCGCAAGCTGAGGAGCCGCCTATTGCTGATGACCCAAACAAGACCGAGGAGTCACGTGACACTGAGACGAGCACGCAGGGTTCTGAGGAAGCAGAACCCGACGTCACCCCTAAAATAATCAAGTTCCGTGTGACCTGCAACCGGGCCGGTGACAAGCACAGCTTTTCCTCCAATGAGGCAGCAAGAGATTTTGGCGGAGCGGTGCAGGAGTTCTTCCAGTGGAAAGCAGACATGACAAAGTTTGACATTGAG GTCTTATTGAATATACACAATACTGAGGTGGTGATTGGCATCGCACTCACCGAAGAGAGTCTTCACAGAAGAAACATCAGCCACTTTGGACCCACCACACTGCGCTCCACCTTATGCTATGGCATGCTCAG GTTGTGTAAACCTCAGCCATCCGATATTATACTTGATCCAATGTGTGGAACTGGAGCAATACCTTTGGAG GGGGCCTTAGAGTTTCCTGCGTCCTTTTACATTTGTGGAGACAACAATGACATGGCCGTAAACCGCACGGTCAACAACGTGTGTCACATTCAGAAAAGGAAGGCAGACAAGGGCGG TGCACCTGGGCTGCCCATTGACACTGTTCGCTGGGATTTGGCCAGTTTACCCATGAGGTCCAGCTCAGTTGATATCATCATCACTGACATGCCCTTTGGAAAGAG GATGGGATCCAGAAAGAAGAACTGGGACCTTTACCCGTCCTGCCTGAGAGAAATGGCACGTGTGTGCAGGCCGGCGTCTGGGAAGGCTGTGCTCTTGACACAGGACAAGAAATGCTTTTCCAAG GCTCTGTCCAGAATGGGGGGACTGTGGAGGAAGCAGCACACTGTTTGGGTCAATGTTGGTGGTTTACACGCCGGTGTGTTCCTGCTCAGGCGGACCGGCGCCGTGTTTGGCCAAACTCCCGAAGATTTCTATGAATCACGAGGGACAGCGTGTACACAAGAAGATCAGGACGACAGCCAGCGCTCTTAG
- the thumpd3 gene encoding THUMP domain-containing protein 3 isoform X3: MSRDRKPTDMSSPEDGTVEQAHTGLETIISVTIGATVPTGFEHTAAEEVHEKIGVEACISKDRGRIYFTITTDKLFQVHLLRSVDNLFVVVDEYDQYQFKESKEETLAELQQLASKLPWTNALEVWKLNRTFKKRKGQRKGASGARVKPSSEVGKATPADGKSKAQAEEPPIADDPNKTEESRDTETSTQGSEEAEPDVTPKIIKFRVTCNRAGDKHSFSSNEAARDFGGAVQEFFQWKADMTKFDIEVLLNIHNTEVVIGIALTEESLHRRNISHFGPTTLRSTLCYGMLRLCKPQPSDIILDPMCGTGAIPLEGALEFPASFYICGDNNDMAVNRTVNNVCHIQKRKADKGGLCPEWGDCGGSSTLFGSMLVVYTPVCSCSGGPAPCLAKLPKISMNHEGQRVHKKIRTTASALRLQFYFCTIPCILDQHNLYFVS; the protein is encoded by the exons ATGTCTCGTGACAGGAAACCTACGGACATGTCCTCCCCAGAAGATGGGACTGTCGAGCAGGCCCACACTGGGCTCGAGACCATCATCAGTGTCACCATTGGGGCGACTGTACCTACAGGGTTCGAACACACAGCTGCAGAGGAGGTCCACGAGAAGATCGGTGTAGAAGCATGCATAAGTAAAGACCGCGGTCGTATTTACTTCACCATTACTACTGATAAGCTCTTCCAG GTTCACCTGCTGAGGTCTGTGGACAACCTGTTTGTGGTTGTTGATGAATATGATCAGTACCAATTTAAGGAATCTAAG GAGGAGACATTGGCAGAGCTGCAGCAGCTTGCCTCCAAGCTTCCGTGGACTAACGCCTTGGAGGTGTGGAAACTAAACCGCACTTTCAAAAAGAGAAAAGGCCAACGTAAAGGAGCCAGTGGCGCCAGAGTTAAGCCCAGCAGTGAGGTCGGAAAGGCAACTCCGGCTGACGGCAAGTCGAAGGCGCAAGCTGAGGAGCCGCCTATTGCTGATGACCCAAACAAGACCGAGGAGTCACGTGACACTGAGACGAGCACGCAGGGTTCTGAGGAAGCAGAACCCGACGTCACCCCTAAAATAATCAAGTTCCGTGTGACCTGCAACCGGGCCGGTGACAAGCACAGCTTTTCCTCCAATGAGGCAGCAAGAGATTTTGGCGGAGCGGTGCAGGAGTTCTTCCAGTGGAAAGCAGACATGACAAAGTTTGACATTGAG GTCTTATTGAATATACACAATACTGAGGTGGTGATTGGCATCGCACTCACCGAAGAGAGTCTTCACAGAAGAAACATCAGCCACTTTGGACCCACCACACTGCGCTCCACCTTATGCTATGGCATGCTCAG GTTGTGTAAACCTCAGCCATCCGATATTATACTTGATCCAATGTGTGGAACTGGAGCAATACCTTTGGAG GGGGCCTTAGAGTTTCCTGCGTCCTTTTACATTTGTGGAGACAACAATGACATGGCCGTAAACCGCACGGTCAACAACGTGTGTCACATTCAGAAAAGGAAGGCAGACAAGGGCGG GCTCTGTCCAGAATGGGGGGACTGTGGAGGAAGCAGCACACTGTTTGGGTCAATGTTGGTGGTTTACACGCCGGTGTGTTCCTGCTCAGGCGGACCGGCGCCGTGTTTGGCCAAACTCCCGAAGATTTCTATGAATCACGAGGGACAGCGTGTACACAAGAAGATCAGGACGACAGCCAGCGCTCTTAGGTTGCAGTTTTACTTTTGCACCATCCCATGTATATTGGATCAACATAACTTATATTTTGTTAGctga
- the thumpd3 gene encoding THUMP domain-containing protein 3 isoform X2, with translation MSSPEDGTVEQAHTGLETIISVTIGATVPTGFEHTAAEEVHEKIGVEACISKDRGRIYFTITTDKLFQVHLLRSVDNLFVVVDEYDQYQFKESKEETLAELQQLASKLPWTNALEVWKLNRTFKKRKGQRKGASGARVKPSSEVGKATPADGKSKAQAEEPPIADDPNKTEESRDTETSTQGSEEAEPDVTPKIIKFRVTCNRAGDKHSFSSNEAARDFGGAVQEFFQWKADMTKFDIEVLLNIHNTEVVIGIALTEESLHRRNISHFGPTTLRSTLCYGMLRLCKPQPSDIILDPMCGTGAIPLEGALEFPASFYICGDNNDMAVNRTVNNVCHIQKRKADKGGAPGLPIDTVRWDLASLPMRSSSVDIIITDMPFGKRMGSRKKNWDLYPSCLREMARVCRPASGKAVLLTQDKKCFSKALSRMGGLWRKQHTVWVNVGGLHAGVFLLRRTGAVFGQTPEDFYESRGTACTQEDQDDSQRS, from the exons ATGTCCTCCCCAGAAGATGGGACTGTCGAGCAGGCCCACACTGGGCTCGAGACCATCATCAGTGTCACCATTGGGGCGACTGTACCTACAGGGTTCGAACACACAGCTGCAGAGGAGGTCCACGAGAAGATCGGTGTAGAAGCATGCATAAGTAAAGACCGCGGTCGTATTTACTTCACCATTACTACTGATAAGCTCTTCCAG GTTCACCTGCTGAGGTCTGTGGACAACCTGTTTGTGGTTGTTGATGAATATGATCAGTACCAATTTAAGGAATCTAAG GAGGAGACATTGGCAGAGCTGCAGCAGCTTGCCTCCAAGCTTCCGTGGACTAACGCCTTGGAGGTGTGGAAACTAAACCGCACTTTCAAAAAGAGAAAAGGCCAACGTAAAGGAGCCAGTGGCGCCAGAGTTAAGCCCAGCAGTGAGGTCGGAAAGGCAACTCCGGCTGACGGCAAGTCGAAGGCGCAAGCTGAGGAGCCGCCTATTGCTGATGACCCAAACAAGACCGAGGAGTCACGTGACACTGAGACGAGCACGCAGGGTTCTGAGGAAGCAGAACCCGACGTCACCCCTAAAATAATCAAGTTCCGTGTGACCTGCAACCGGGCCGGTGACAAGCACAGCTTTTCCTCCAATGAGGCAGCAAGAGATTTTGGCGGAGCGGTGCAGGAGTTCTTCCAGTGGAAAGCAGACATGACAAAGTTTGACATTGAG GTCTTATTGAATATACACAATACTGAGGTGGTGATTGGCATCGCACTCACCGAAGAGAGTCTTCACAGAAGAAACATCAGCCACTTTGGACCCACCACACTGCGCTCCACCTTATGCTATGGCATGCTCAG GTTGTGTAAACCTCAGCCATCCGATATTATACTTGATCCAATGTGTGGAACTGGAGCAATACCTTTGGAG GGGGCCTTAGAGTTTCCTGCGTCCTTTTACATTTGTGGAGACAACAATGACATGGCCGTAAACCGCACGGTCAACAACGTGTGTCACATTCAGAAAAGGAAGGCAGACAAGGGCGG TGCACCTGGGCTGCCCATTGACACTGTTCGCTGGGATTTGGCCAGTTTACCCATGAGGTCCAGCTCAGTTGATATCATCATCACTGACATGCCCTTTGGAAAGAG GATGGGATCCAGAAAGAAGAACTGGGACCTTTACCCGTCCTGCCTGAGAGAAATGGCACGTGTGTGCAGGCCGGCGTCTGGGAAGGCTGTGCTCTTGACACAGGACAAGAAATGCTTTTCCAAG GCTCTGTCCAGAATGGGGGGACTGTGGAGGAAGCAGCACACTGTTTGGGTCAATGTTGGTGGTTTACACGCCGGTGTGTTCCTGCTCAGGCGGACCGGCGCCGTGTTTGGCCAAACTCCCGAAGATTTCTATGAATCACGAGGGACAGCGTGTACACAAGAAGATCAGGACGACAGCCAGCGCTCTTAG
- the LOC133408884 gene encoding prostacyclin synthase-like, whose translation MIWTVFLLVQVVLLFFLLTQRSRSESDPPLDKGAIPWLGHAIEFGKDAAKFLNRMKQKHGDIFTVRVVGRYVTVLLDPHSYDCVINDSDSLDFQRYAAVLMERIFELRLPHHQPARTKALMKQHFQGMNLATLNGTMSGHLEALLKAEMPLNQKYWKQTELFHFSYGLLFKAGYLTLFGGERNNNSADPSSVYDEYRKFDDLLTKLARSTLKPEERRTAQSARHRLWELLAPAGQPEDSGSNAWIHAYRRLLQQQGADEETQRRAVLLQLWATQGNVGPAAFWLLGFLLTNPEALTAVRSEFKQISQMETSGASLLHSHGNTPIFDSALEETLRLTAAPFITREVVQEKTIQMANGHEYYLRKGDRVCLFPFTSPQMDPEIYPEPQKFQFDRFLNKDGSAKRDFYKGGRRLKYYTMPWGAGTNGCVGKQFAINTIRQFVYLVLDMDLELCDINAQMPEIDTSRYGFGMLQPKGNLLVRIKARNMH comes from the exons ATGATCTGGACTGTCTTCCTACTGGTCCAAGTGGTgttgctcttcttcctccttaCGCAGAGATCCAG GTCCGAGAGTGATCCACCTCTCGACAAAGGCGCTATCCCGTGGCTGGGCCATGCAATTGAATTCGGGAAAGATGCAGCCAAGTTCTTGAATCGAATGAAGCAGAAGCATGGCGACATCTTTACA GTGCGTGTCGTCGGGCGCTATGTGACCGTGCTGCTGGATCCTCACTCGTACGACTGTGTGATCAACGACAGCGACTCGCTGGACTTTCAGCGTTACGCGGCTGTGCTCATGGAGAGGATCTTCGAGCTGCGCCTGCCGCATCATCAACCCGCTCGCACGAAAGCGCTGATGAAACA GCACTTCCAGGGAATGAATTTGGCCACCCTAAATGGCACCATGAGCGGACACTTGGAGGCCTTGCTGAAAGCTGAGATGCCTCTAAACCAGAAATACTGGAAACAGACAGAACTCTTCCACTTCTCGTACGGCCTTCTCTTCAA GGCGGGTTACCTGACGCTCTTCGGAGGGGAACGAAATAACAACAGTGCCGATCCTTCGAGCGTCTATGACGAATACCGCAAGTTTGACGACCTCCTTACCAAGCTGGCACGAAGCACGTTGAAGCCAG aagagAGGAGGACAGCCCAGAGTGCTCGTCACAGGTTGTGGGAACTTTTGGCCCCTGCAGGTCAGCCGGAGGACTCGGGGTCAAACGCGTGGATTCACGCCTATAGGCGACTTCTGCAGCAGCAGGGAGCGGATGAGGAGACGCAGAGGCGGGCGGTACTCCTGCAACTTTGGGCCACTCAG GGTAACGTCGGCCCTGCCGCCTTTTGGCTTTTGGGTTTCTTGTTGACAAATCCTGAAGCGCTGACTGCCGTGAGGAGCGAGTTCAAGCAGATTTCCCAGATGGAAACATCAGGCGCTTCCCTCCTCCACTCTCATGGGAACACTCCGATCTTCG ACAGTGCCTTGGAGGAGACACTCCGACTCACTGCTGCCCCCTTCATCACCAGAGAGGTAGTGCAGGAGAAGACCATTCAAATGGCGAATGGTCATGAGTACTATCTGCGAAAAGGAGACCGGGTGTGCTTGTTCCCCTTCACCAGCCCTCAAATGGACCCTGAGATTTACCCAGAGCCGCAG AAGTTCCAGTTTGACCGCTTCCTGAATAAAGATGGCTCGGCTAAAAGGGACTTTTACAAAGGAGGCAGAAGGCTGAAATATTACACCATGCCGTGGGGCGCGGGGACCAATGGCTGTGTGGGAAAGCAGTTTGCCATCAATACCATCAGACA GTTTGTGTACTTGGTGTTGGATATGGATTTGGAATTATGTGACATAAACGCTCAGATGCCGGAGATAGACACCAGCCGTTATGGATTTGGGATGCTACAACCAAAGGGAAACTTGTTGGTGCGCATTAAAGCCAGGAACATGCATTAG